From one Ctenopharyngodon idella isolate HZGC_01 chromosome 15, HZGC01, whole genome shotgun sequence genomic stretch:
- the si:dkey-96g2.1 gene encoding uncharacterized protein si:dkey-96g2.1 isoform X2: MVFNVPLRVLLLGIVLLSCIQSVVNQNVDRETLSRIQGYFRNNFYNNGQYAVAINVPQQQCQRGFSPTRFNFLTHDPSATVRLNTVPNSMNVYRGRQVIAAGFHTNAHSEHLLMNPTNNSPLTNLMNTNRDGCVVFYTLNSPCLNRCLNNNNINNILQSLVELNAYNGIKAFVYTSIYTYDQNSRGLRNGLQQIANRVPLYRCDRGSCILCGRPGSNIQVIDQCLIK, translated from the exons ATG GTTTTCAATGTGCCTTTGAGGGTCCTTCTTCTCGGGATTGTTTTGCTTTCCTGTATTCAGAGTGTGGTGAATCAAAATGTGGACAGGGAAACTCTTTCCAGGATTCAAGGATATTTTCGTAACAA TTTTTATAACAACGGTCAGTATGCAGTAGCCATCAATGTCCCACAGCAGCAGTGTCAAAGAGGATTCTCCCCTACAAGATTCAACTTTCTGACACATGACCCATCAGCAACAGTTAGACTTAACACAGTACCTAACAGCATGAATGTCTACAGAGGCCGTCAAGTCATCGCTGCAGGGTTTCATACAAATGCACATTCAGAGCATTTACTGATGAATCCTACAAATAATTCTCCTTTGACAAACTTGATGAATACAAACAGAGATGGATGTGTGGTTTTCTACACCTTAAATAGTCCCTGTTTAAACCGTTGTCTcaataacaataacataaacaatattttacaaagtcttgTTGAATTAAACGCGTACAATGGAATTAAAGCCTTTGTTTACACAAGTATCTACACATATGACCAAAATAGTCGAGGTCTTAGAAATGGACTACAGCAGATTGCTAATCGTGTGCCGCTTTACCGCTGTGACCGTGGTAGTTGTATCCTTTGTGGAAGACCAGGTTCAAACATACAGGTGATAGAtcaatgtttaataaaatag